The genomic stretch GATATTTTAACAATATTTTTAGACGCCTAATTAAATTTAAGTCCATGATTTCCAACCTTTCATTCCTTTTACAAAATCACCACAACCTTTAATAAAAGAGTTAACTTTAGATTTTACATTATTAGTTAGATTAGTACTCTTATCAATCTTATCAATCCTATTACTTACAAATATAGCAGCTCCTACTGCTACAATTCCTGTTACTAGTACAGGAGCTGCTGTAAGGCCAAGAACTCCTGTCGCAAAGGCCCCTACAGCAGCCGCTCCTGCTGTAGCTGCAGCCGTACTTGCGACTCCTTTAACGGTAGCTTTAGCTGCATCCACGACAAAACCTGTCGCTACACTGGCTGAAACTTCTGCTCCATGTAACCCTTGTCTTTTAGCTTGGGTTTTATTTTTTTCAACATTACCAAAAGTCTCAACCACACCATCTACAACATTAAGAACAGCTACACCCTTCGCAAATTTTGAACCAGTTTTTAGAGCTGTTCCAACATTTGATTCCTTAAATGCTGTTTTCACACCTTTAGTGATTCTACCAGATTTCTTGGTAGCCTTAATCACATTTTTAAGTGTTTTTGTATTAAATGCTTCCTCAGCTTCAGAAATCACATTAGATTTTGTTCCTCTTACAACACCTTTCGCAATTTCTTTGGCTTTAGCTACCCCTTTTAAGCCATCTTTTTCAATTGTTTTTAATGACTTTCTGACTTCTTTTGAATAATCCGTTTCACCAAGTGTTTTCATCATTTTTTCAAAACTCTTAGTCACTGTTTTATTGCCATGATATTGAACAATACTGTGTGACTTTTTCTTTTTAAGAGTTTTACTTGTTCCAAAAACAAAATCCAAAACACGGTCAACAGTTTTCTCGGATTTTTTAATGATTGTATTTCCAAGTCGATCTTCTGAGAAACGATATTCAGCATAAGCTGAGGTTGCCCACTTTTTAGCAGTTTTATAGTATTTTTTACCCACCAAGTAAGGTGCTGTGATACTACCAACAGTTGCTTCCAATCTTGTCTGCTCTACCATATACCCACTGTATTTAGAGTCATACAAATTCTTGGCGAGTTCGTTTTTTAGCTGGTCTCGTCTAGCCTTACCGCTAACAACAAGCTTCGTTTCTTTGACTTCTGTCTTGAAAGCTGTTTTCTTGTAGAAATCTTTTGCTTTTTTGCTGGTGTATGAGCTACTTCCTAGGTTAGATAAGCTTCCAATTTGCGTATTTTGTTCGTCTAGGATGTCGCCTGCTTCACTGGTGAAGACGGTATTATTGAAAGTTCCCATGTCTTTGATAGTGTTAGTTAGGACTTTCTTGGCTCCTCTAAATTCTGAAATGGCATCATCCGTTGTCACTTTAGTTAGTGTGACAATGTCTGCGACATCGTCAATTGCCTTGTTAATCGCGTTAGAGCTTGTCTTTAGTTGCTCTAGCGGCGAGTCGAACTTGTCCACCATTTGTTGCAAGACATCTGTGTCAATAATGGCAGAGTCACTGTTTTCACTCACAATACTCTTAAAAGTGCTGATAAGATTATCATAGCCCTGCGAGATGACATCCAAGCTATTCACATAATTCGTCAGCAAAGGCACTTGGTAATTAGTGATTTTATTATCAATCGCATCTTTAACGTCACCTTTTAGAGCCTCTGAATTAGCTGCGCTTTTAAGCTTTTTCTTGGCGCTTGATAATTGACTCTTTGTTTGGCTGATAGAGCTTTTGAGGCTATCGCGTTGCGCTATTACCTCACTCATCTTAATCTTCATAAATCTCTCCCTTTGGATACAACGTTGAGAAAATTTTATCATAAAAATAAGCTCGACGTAACTCTTCATCACAATAATGCTTGTCACGCGCATCCGTATAACCTTCTGAAATCACACGTTTAACAAAAAGATTACTAATCAAAAGCGGTTGCGTCTCAAAATCCATGCCATACGGCCAGACATAGCCAATATAATCAGCATAAGCTGTCTGGTTATTGACCAAAGCACGGCGACCTGTGATAACAACGTTAAAATCCATATTTTCTCGAGCAAAAGAAGCCACCAATTCTTCAGGTAAAAGCTCCTTATCAAGCTCAACAATACTGCCTAAAGGATAAATTTTGCCAAATAACAAGTCCACGTATGATAAAAATGCTTGAAATAGTGGCAATGACAAGTCCAACTGACCATCTGGTCTGCTAATCGTCACCTTGCCTAAATCGTAATCAAAGGTAAATTCATAAGAGGCTCCAATAATTGGATGGTACTGATAAGCTTTTTCTTCATCCAAATAAGCCAAGTGACAAGCTGTAAAAACATCTGGATGTCCTGAAAATACTAAAGCCAAGCTCTCCAAAAATTCGATATCTGCATCAGTAATTTGTAAAGATTTCAAAGCTTCTTTAAGCATTAGCAGCCATTCATTTTGCATTATTTGCCTCCCTTACTACGTGTGTGCTTGGCTTCATTAGCATCATCATCTGATTTATTTTTACCAGCTTTATACATTTTATCAGCATCATCCTTAGTAAAAGTCTTCAATTTCTTGATTGATGCATTAAATTTATCAATATTCTTATGAAAATCAAGAAATGGTTTTAAAGTTGTTTCTGTAAATGTCAGTGATTTTATCTTACTAATACCTTTTGTCGAAGAAGTAATACCATCTGTTAAACTCTTCCACTCTTCTAAATCTACTCCCGTCTTTGCCATAAATTCTCCCCTTACATGCTACTTGCAGCCATACGATCATACATCACAGCCTGTTGATCCCAACTGCTAATTTGCGATGTT from Streptococcus ruminicola encodes the following:
- a CDS encoding T7SS effector LXG polymorphic toxin → MKIKMSEVIAQRDSLKSSISQTKSQLSSAKKKLKSAANSEALKGDVKDAIDNKITNYQVPLLTNYVNSLDVISQGYDNLISTFKSIVSENSDSAIIDTDVLQQMVDKFDSPLEQLKTSSNAINKAIDDVADIVTLTKVTTDDAISEFRGAKKVLTNTIKDMGTFNNTVFTSEAGDILDEQNTQIGSLSNLGSSSYTSKKAKDFYKKTAFKTEVKETKLVVSGKARRDQLKNELAKNLYDSKYSGYMVEQTRLEATVGSITAPYLVGKKYYKTAKKWATSAYAEYRFSEDRLGNTIIKKSEKTVDRVLDFVFGTSKTLKKKKSHSIVQYHGNKTVTKSFEKMMKTLGETDYSKEVRKSLKTIEKDGLKGVAKAKEIAKGVVRGTKSNVISEAEEAFNTKTLKNVIKATKKSGRITKGVKTAFKESNVGTALKTGSKFAKGVAVLNVVDGVVETFGNVEKNKTQAKRQGLHGAEVSASVATGFVVDAAKATVKGVASTAAATAGAAAVGAFATGVLGLTAAPVLVTGIVAVGAAIFVSNRIDKIDKSTNLTNNVKSKVNSFIKGCGDFVKGMKGWKSWT
- a CDS encoding DUF4176 domain-containing protein, whose amino-acid sequence is MQNEWLLMLKEALKSLQITDADIEFLESLALVFSGHPDVFTACHLAYLDEEKAYQYHPIIGASYEFTFDYDLGKVTISRPDGQLDLSLPLFQAFLSYVDLLFGKIYPLGSIVELDKELLPEELVASFARENMDFNVVITGRRALVNNQTAYADYIGYVWPYGMDFETQPLLISNLFVKRVISEGYTDARDKHYCDEELRRAYFYDKIFSTLYPKGEIYED
- a CDS encoding variable surface protein mvspG, with the translated sequence MAKTGVDLEEWKSLTDGITSSTKGISKIKSLTFTETTLKPFLDFHKNIDKFNASIKKLKTFTKDDADKMYKAGKNKSDDDANEAKHTRSKGGK